The genomic window ACCTTCAATGACTAACAATTTAATGGTGAAATTCCCATTCGGGACTTTCCCGCCCATCATGTCAGTTCCATCCCAGTTAAAAGTATGCACACCGGGTTGAAGAGCCTGTTCAGTCATTACATTTTTCACATGTGCACCTGCAGCATTTGCAATATAGACGGAAACTTTTGCAGGTTCAGCAAGAGTAAACTGGCCTTCTGCTATATCATTTATCCCATCACCATCAGGTGTGATGACGGAGCTTTTAAAAGTGGCCTCTGTAACTAATTCCTTCAATCTCCATTGCGGAATATCATAATCGCCATCTTTAATAGTAATGATTCCAGCCTTTTCAGAACGCTGTATTGTTTCGGGATAATTGTAAGCTGTTTCGATTGTCTTAAAAACAACGTTATACTCCCCATCAGCTACAATTCTTCCGGACTTATCTGTGCCGTTCCAATTGAAGGTTTGAATGCCAGGTGTTAGCTTCATTTTATTGCCCAGAAAAATTTCATCTCCATTCTTCTGAATGCTAAGCTGAACTTCCGCTGGACGGTTAAGATTGTATTGAATTTGGGCAACACCAGAAGAATTACCGTATTTAGGTGAAAAAACGCCTGGATTTATAGAAACTTGATCAAACAGCGGTTTCGGATTAGGCTCTGATACAACCGTTAATTTTCCAAGCGGGTATCCGACCATTTGGTTTAAGTTTGCATCGGATAAATTAGCTTTAATCTGGTATTCTCCTGCTGGCAGCGGTTCTTTCTTCACATCGTCCCATGGAACCCAGTCGATCTTGTGAGTTGTTTTGTACTCAAATGAAGAAAGATTAATTTTTGCTTGGCGGCCATTCCCTTCAACTCTTAGGTAGCCGCGTGTTGGCTCGCTCGTTTTTAAATCAACTGTTACATAACCAGGGACACTTCTGCCTTGAAATGCAACTGTATTTGACGAGAGATGAAAAGAAACTACTTCTGCTTGTGCAGAGGCAAACTGTGGCATAGTTGCCGCAGCAATGATGAAAAGTATGGAAAAAATTCTGAATAATGATTTTGTCACTCTCGTTGCTCCTTCTTCCATTAAAATATATTACAACGTTTATATTAATCTGCTTTATAAAAAATCAGCAATGAAAAAATTTTTCCATGTCTTTGGAGCGCCGATAGGGAAATACTTTACTACACTAATAATCTACCAATCTAACTTGTTAAAAATTTACAAATTTCAATTGACATTGATAGTTAACTAAACATACAATTAATTATATTCGGAAAATTTTATAGTGGGAATGATGGTTATGACTCGCAAATTAAAATTAATGAGCATATTTTTCAAAAAGGCTGTATTTCAAACTCTTGTTTGAAGTATAGCCTTTTCTTTATCTCACTAATGTACTGAGGAGGAAGGAAATGGTTGTTTTATCTGATCACACTTTAACATTAAAGGAAGTTAATAACGAACTGAGGGGGAAGGACATGGTTACATTAACAGGAAATTCATTAACATTAGAGGAAGCAAGAAGGATTTTATTTGAAAAAGAAAAGGTAGAGGCATCTAAAGAAAGTATGGTAGCCGTGAAGGAAAGTCATGATGCTGTAAAGAAGATTGTGGAGGAAGAAAGAGTTATTTATGGAATCACTACAGGATTTGGGAAGTTTAGTGATGTTCTTATCGATCAGAAGGATGTAAAGGATTTACAGCTTAACCTTATCCGGTCACATGCTTGCGGAGTGGGAGAGC from Bacillus sp. DTU_2020_1000418_1_SI_GHA_SEK_038 includes these protein-coding regions:
- a CDS encoding LysM peptidoglycan-binding domain-containing protein → MTKSLFRIFSILFIIAAATMPQFASAQAEVVSFHLSSNTVAFQGRSVPGYVTVDLKTSEPTRGYLRVEGNGRQAKINLSSFEYKTTHKIDWVPWDDVKKEPLPAGEYQIKANLSDANLNQMVGYPLGKLTVVSEPNPKPLFDQVSINPGVFSPKYGNSSGVAQIQYNLNRPAEVQLSIQKNGDEIFLGNKMKLTPGIQTFNWNGTDKSGRIVADGEYNVVFKTIETAYNYPETIQRSEKAGIITIKDGDYDIPQWRLKELVTEATFKSSVITPDGDGINDIAEGQFTLAEPAKVSVYIANAAGAHVKNVMTEQALQPGVHTFNWDGTDMMGGKVPNGNFTIKLLVIEGANLGYISFPHSILRSEGGYEFKILQPQKNVRVISEKASMSIDPLGQGYVAQKGDIFPLLSETVENGKYDVLVKEGVSGKINVNDVEIVTESPSQQNTTDYIVQPGDTLWKIAEKHKTTIAEIIKLNQLDPNKYLTVGQTLKVPNFTPEPVPPSEQTIHTVQSGDTLWKIAQKYNVTAQSIIETNKLDPNQYLSIGQKLVIPMASPAPQPSTAYKVQSGDTLWKIAQKFGTTIDAIVAANKLDPAKHLFVGQSLDIPVKSPVIEPVIHTVQSGDTLWKIAQKYNTTVDTIIKANQLDPAKYLVIGQKLTIS